Proteins from a single region of Alphaproteobacteria bacterium LSUCC0719:
- a CDS encoding MalY/PatB family protein, with protein sequence MFDFDEVIDRRGTHSQKWDGMDRYGVPADTGIPLWVADMDFRAAPPINAALQRMVDHGVHGYYGNDASFRAAMVAWMKRRHDWDIDPEWALQTHGLVNALAMIIQSCSVPGDGVIVFSPVYHAFARIINANDRQLVESSLVIRDNRFHMDLEALEGMLTGTERLLFLCSPHNPGGRIWAVDELRALADLCDRHDIILVSDEVHHDLVMPGHKHHITAKVAPEIADRLITLVATSKTFNIAGIETGSILIANPELRTRVAKARAAMSITNNRFGMIMAEAAYESGDEWLDALLSYLDTNRRLFAESIAAIPGLSVMDLEATYLAWVDFAGTGMTREEFTARLRQAGLAPSEGHSFGPEGELCMRFNLACRQALLAEAMQRLAGAFSDLQ encoded by the coding sequence ATGTTTGATTTTGACGAAGTGATCGATCGCCGAGGCACCCATTCCCAGAAGTGGGACGGTATGGACCGTTATGGCGTGCCTGCGGATACCGGCATCCCCCTGTGGGTTGCCGATATGGATTTTCGCGCCGCACCGCCAATCAACGCCGCGCTCCAGCGCATGGTCGATCACGGTGTTCATGGCTATTACGGGAATGATGCCAGCTTCCGCGCTGCCATGGTGGCGTGGATGAAACGTCGTCATGATTGGGATATCGACCCTGAATGGGCGCTTCAGACACATGGTCTGGTCAACGCGCTGGCGATGATCATCCAGTCCTGTTCGGTGCCGGGTGATGGCGTTATCGTCTTTTCGCCGGTCTATCACGCCTTTGCGCGCATTATCAACGCCAATGACAGACAGCTTGTGGAATCGTCGCTTGTCATCAGGGACAACAGGTTCCACATGGATCTGGAGGCGCTGGAGGGCATGCTTACCGGCACCGAAAGATTGCTGTTCCTGTGTTCGCCGCACAACCCCGGTGGTCGGATCTGGGCAGTTGATGAACTTCGCGCGCTGGCCGATCTGTGTGACCGCCACGACATCATTCTTGTCAGCGACGAGGTGCATCACGATCTGGTCATGCCCGGCCACAAGCACCACATCACCGCAAAGGTGGCGCCTGAAATCGCTGACAGGCTGATTACGCTGGTGGCAACAAGCAAGACATTCAACATTGCCGGCATCGAAACAGGCAGCATATTGATTGCCAACCCTGAATTGCGCACTCGTGTGGCAAAGGCCCGTGCCGCAATGTCGATCACGAACAATCGTTTCGGCATGATCATGGCCGAGGCCGCCTATGAATCCGGTGATGAATGGCTTGATGCGCTGCTGTCCTATCTCGACACGAACCGGCGGCTGTTTGCCGAGTCGATTGCCGCCATTCCCGGCCTGTCGGTGATGGATCTTGAGGCAACCTATCTTGCCTGGGTGGATTTTGCAGGTACAGGCATGACGCGCGAGGAATTCACGGCGCGCCTGCGCCAGGCCGGACTTGCGCCAAGCGAGGGGCACAGCTTTGGTCCGGAAGGGGAATTGTGCATGCGTTTCAATCTGGCCTGCAGACAGGCACTCCTCGCCGAAGCGATGCAGCGCCTTGCCGGGGCGTTTTCAGACCTGCAATAG
- a CDS encoding fumarylacetoacetate hydrolase family protein codes for MRSLYAPCDTSSHRTLFHEDITVTNYLFQPPAPAVIPIFGSDKLFPVNRIFCVGRNYEAHAAEMGAVVDREAPFYFTKSPTTLVMAEGEIAYAPRTENYHYEMELVFALKSGGTNIAEADALSHIFGAAAGIDMTRRDLQNKSKETRRPWDTSKDVEQSAVVTPLRQMAEVPSVGAGRIHLEQNGEIKQDADLSQMVWSVPEIIADLSTMYTLREGDVVFMGTPAGVGAVQRGDVLTGGVDGIADFEVKIV; via the coding sequence ATGCGCAGTCTGTATGCACCCTGCGACACCAGCAGCCATCGCACCCTGTTTCATGAGGATATCACCGTGACCAACTATCTGTTCCAGCCTCCCGCCCCCGCCGTTATTCCGATCTTTGGCAGTGACAAGCTGTTTCCGGTAAACCGGATCTTCTGCGTCGGGCGAAACTATGAGGCGCATGCCGCCGAAATGGGGGCTGTTGTCGACCGCGAGGCCCCCTTCTATTTCACCAAATCACCAACCACGCTTGTCATGGCCGAAGGTGAAATCGCCTATGCGCCGCGGACCGAGAACTATCATTACGAGATGGAACTTGTCTTTGCGCTGAAGAGCGGCGGGACGAACATTGCCGAAGCTGACGCGCTGTCGCATATCTTTGGCGCGGCTGCCGGCATCGACATGACACGGCGCGATCTCCAGAACAAGTCCAAGGAGACACGCCGCCCCTGGGATACATCAAAGGATGTCGAGCAGTCGGCTGTCGTCACCCCGCTTCGCCAGATGGCCGAGGTGCCGTCAGTTGGTGCCGGACGCATTCACCTCGAGCAGAATGGCGAAATCAAGCAGGACGCCGACCTGTCGCAGATGGTCTGGTCGGTTCCCGAGATCATCGCCGACCTATCGACCATGTACACATTGCGCGAAGGTGACGTTGTCTTCATGGGCACCCCGGCAGGTGTTGGCGCGGTCCAGCGCGGTGACGTGCTGACAGGCGGTGTTGACGGGATCGCCGATTTCGAGGTGAAAATCGTCTGA
- a CDS encoding amidohydrolase family protein, with product MIIDCHGHYTTTPPGVGDWRDAQKAAVAADPDHVSEKGAMAVTDDEIRESIETNQLRVQQERGTDVTVFSPRASWMGHHVGNATTSQAWTEHCNDLIRRVCDLFPRNFVPVCQLPQSPQTPIEASIAELRRCVDEMGFIGCNLNPDPSGGYWKDMPLGDKYWYPFYEAMCDLDVPAMIHVSGACHPAMHTTSSFYLGADTTAFVHFMMSDVFTDFPQIKFIIPHGGGAVPYHWGRFRGMAQDMGLGDLNERVLGNIYFDTCVYHQDGIDMLVDVIPTENILFASEMIGAVRGIDPRSGHYYDDTKRYIDASTRLTDAQRQMIFEDNARRVFSRFSL from the coding sequence ATGATCATTGATTGCCACGGCCATTACACAACCACACCCCCCGGCGTCGGCGACTGGCGCGACGCCCAGAAGGCCGCCGTCGCGGCTGATCCCGACCATGTCAGTGAAAAAGGCGCGATGGCCGTCACCGATGATGAAATCCGTGAAAGCATCGAGACGAACCAGCTTCGCGTGCAACAGGAACGCGGCACCGACGTAACCGTCTTTTCGCCGCGGGCAAGCTGGATGGGGCATCATGTCGGCAACGCCACGACATCGCAGGCATGGACGGAACATTGCAATGATCTCATCCGCCGGGTCTGTGATCTGTTCCCGCGGAATTTCGTTCCTGTCTGCCAGCTGCCGCAAAGTCCGCAGACCCCGATCGAAGCCAGCATCGCCGAGCTTCGCCGCTGTGTCGACGAGATGGGCTTTATCGGCTGCAATCTGAACCCGGATCCGTCAGGCGGCTACTGGAAGGACATGCCGCTTGGCGACAAATACTGGTATCCATTCTATGAAGCGATGTGTGATCTGGACGTGCCGGCGATGATCCATGTCAGCGGTGCCTGTCATCCGGCGATGCACACCACCAGCTCTTTCTATCTCGGGGCGGACACAACCGCCTTTGTACATTTCATGATGTCGGACGTCTTTACCGACTTCCCGCAGATCAAATTCATCATCCCGCATGGTGGCGGCGCGGTTCCCTATCACTGGGGCCGGTTCCGCGGCATGGCACAGGATATGGGACTTGGTGATCTGAACGAACGTGTTCTCGGCAACATCTATTTTGACACCTGTGTCTATCACCAGGACGGCATCGACATGCTGGTCGATGTGATTCCAACCGAGAATATCCTGTTCGCCTCGGAGATGATTGGCGCCGTGCGGGGAATCGATCCACGAAGCGGTCATTATTACGATGATACAAAGCGCTATATTGACGCCAGCACGCGCCTTACCGACGCGCAGCGGCAGATGATCTTCGAGGACAATGCCCGCCGGGTATTCTCGCGGTTCAGCCTCTAG
- a CDS encoding DMT family transporter, giving the protein MHFFFRQHSHRTASLIVFLSSAVWGIMWLPMREAESLGLAPIWVQGLFMLMPALVMMPFALRATLAARRHWLIYLAAGGLINAGFTCFGLGLMMASVSKTTVLFYLTPVWGTILGRVWLGERPGGLRWLAVGAAVVGCALVMQLDPWRMAFEPVDLLGLSSGLLWGAGSAVLRRYPEADFRNTTFVQYCFGVVLAGLVIMIMDVPTPALADIAAATPWAVAFGAFLFLPALMLVFRISQYLSPGLVGILMLSEVLVAASTAALFLGERLYPAQLLGVGLIIAAGAAVALSGPHSRHHEGPRG; this is encoded by the coding sequence ATGCACTTCTTCTTTCGTCAGCACAGCCACCGCACAGCCTCTTTGATTGTGTTTCTGTCCTCAGCTGTCTGGGGAATCATGTGGTTGCCCATGCGCGAGGCTGAATCGCTGGGGCTGGCGCCGATCTGGGTGCAGGGTCTGTTCATGCTGATGCCGGCGCTGGTGATGATGCCGTTTGCCCTTCGGGCAACCTTGGCGGCGCGTCGGCACTGGCTGATCTATCTTGCGGCAGGGGGGCTGATCAATGCCGGCTTCACCTGCTTCGGGCTTGGCCTGATGATGGCTTCGGTCAGCAAGACAACGGTGCTGTTCTATCTGACACCTGTCTGGGGAACGATCCTTGGCAGGGTCTGGCTTGGCGAACGACCGGGCGGGCTTCGCTGGCTTGCTGTCGGTGCGGCCGTTGTCGGATGCGCCCTTGTCATGCAGCTGGACCCGTGGCGGATGGCATTCGAGCCGGTCGATCTTCTGGGGCTGTCCTCGGGGCTGCTGTGGGGCGCAGGCAGTGCTGTCCTTCGACGTTATCCCGAGGCTGATTTTCGCAACACGACCTTTGTCCAATATTGTTTTGGTGTCGTGCTGGCCGGCCTTGTGATCATGATCATGGATGTGCCGACGCCGGCACTGGCGGATATTGCCGCCGCGACGCCGTGGGCCGTTGCCTTCGGCGCGTTCCTGTTTCTGCCGGCGCTGATGCTGGTATTCCGGATCAGCCAGTATCTGTCACCGGGGCTTGTCGGCATCCTGATGCTGTCCGAGGTGCTTGTCGCGGCGAGTACGGCGGCGCTGTTCCTTGGTGAGCGGCTTTATCCGGCGCAGCTGCTTGGCGTCGGGCTGATTATCGCCGCGGGGGCGGCCGTGGCCCTGTCAGGCCCGCACAGCCGTCACCATGAAGGCCCTAGAGGCTGA